A window of the Trichoderma asperellum chromosome 4, complete sequence genome harbors these coding sequences:
- the MDH1 gene encoding Malate dehydrogenase, cytoplasmic, which translates to MLGSTIQRRAFSASARNLSKVAVLGAAGGIGQPLSLLLKLNTRVTELALYDIRGGPGVAADISHVNTKSVVKGYDPTPSGLAAALKGSDIVLIPAGVPRKPGMTRDDLFNTNASIVRDLAKAVAESAPEAKLLIISNPVNSTVPICAEVFKARGVYNPKKLFGVTTLDVVRASRFVSEIKNTDPKDENITVIGGHSGVTIVPLFSQSNHPDLSSNAELVKRVQFGGDEVVKAKDGAGSATLSMAFAGARMADALLRAADGEKGVVEPTFVDSPLYKDQGIDFFSTNVELGPNGVEKILPIGKIDANEEKLVEACLGDLKKNIAKGVAFVQENPGK; encoded by the exons ATGTTGGGCTCCACAATCCAGCGCAGGGctttctctgcctctgcccgCAAC CTGTCCAAGGTTGCCGTCCTCGGTGCTGCCGGTGGCATtggccagcctctctctctcctcctcaagCTCAACACCCGCGTCACCGAGCTTGCTCTTTACGATATCCGCGGCGGACCCG GTGTCGCTGCCGACATCTCCCACGTCAACACCAAGTCCGTTGTCAAGGGCTATGATCCCACCCCCAGCGGCCTCGCTGCCGCCCTCAAGGGCTCCGACATCGTCCTGATCCCCGCCGGTGTCCCCCGAAAGCCCGGCATGACCCGTGACGATCTCTTCAACACCAACGCCTCCATCGTCCGCGACCTCGCCAAGGCCGTTGCCGAGTCCGCCCCCGAGGCCAAGCtgctcatcatctccaacccCGTCAACTCCACCGTCCCCATCTGCGCTGAGGTCTTCAAGGCCCGCGGTGTCTACAACCCCAAGAAGCTGTTCGGTGTCACCACCCTGGATGTCGTCCGTGCCAGCCGCTTCGTCTCCGAGATCAAGAACACTGACCCCAAGGACGAGAACATCACCGTCATTGGTGGCCACTCCGGTGTCACTATCGTCCCTCTGTTCTCCCAGAGCAACCACCCCGACCTCTCCTCCAACGCCGAGCTCGTCAAGCGCGTCCAGTTCGGTGGTGACGAGGtcgtcaaggccaaggacggTGCCGGTTCCGCCACCCTCTCCATGGCTTTCGCCGGTGCCCGCATGGCCGATGCTCTCCTCCGCGCCGCCGACGGCGAGAAGGGCGTCGTTGAGCCCACCTTTGTCGACTCTCCTCTGTACAAGGACCAGGGCATTGACTTCTTCAGCACCAACGTCGAGCTCGGCCCCAACGGTGTTGAGAAGATCCTCCCCATTGGCAAGATCGACGCCAACGAGGAGAAGCTCGTCGAGGCCTGCCTGGGCGACCTCAAGAAGAACATTGCCAAGGGTGTTGCTTTCGTCCAGGAGAACCCCGGCAAATAA
- a CDS encoding uncharacterized protein (EggNog:ENOG41), which produces MAAINTSLIYVLKNSFTAAAKILSQRSDGSLAMVSATNVTSDSLWFLTPSLLPHHYRLHTIANGVQQSLDVINTNGVQSTGLHMTGTGDYSGQYWEFKDSPAGQHYPYRLSNTFTGPHEYLDVTSDTFVAFLSSGDHTGQFWALIPSNTVVVIPS; this is translated from the coding sequence ATGGCGGCAATCAATACCAGCTTAATCTATGTCCTGAAGAATAGCTTCACGGCTGCAGCCAAGATTCTTTCTCAGAGATCTGATGGCTCCCTTGCCATGGTCAGCGCAACCAATGTTACATCCGACAGCCTCTGGTTCCTCACTCCCTCACTTCTGCCTCACCATTACCGTCTTCACACTATTGCCAACGGTGTGCAGCAGTCCCTTGATGTCATCAATACTAATGGAGTGCAAAGCACTGGGCTCCACATGACTGGGACAGGAGATTATTCGGGCCAATATTGGGAATTCAAGGACTCGCCAGCAGGGCAGCACTATCCATACAGGCTAAGCAACACCTTCACGGGACCTCATGAGTATTTGGATGTTACTTCAGACACGTTTGTGGCTTTTCTATCCAGTGGTGATCACACTGGACAGTTCTGGGCACTGATCCCTTCGAATACCGTCGTGGTGATTCCATCTTAA